The following proteins are co-located in the Myxococcus fulvus genome:
- a CDS encoding efflux RND transporter permease subunit, protein MATDSSSWVARVLRASFARPGLTVLLALALSAFGAVSLHGLRRDVFPDLSAPIFNVIVQNAAMGAEELETAVAIPMEVALAGLPDVRRIRSTSQLGVTQVTVEFEPDADYFRSRQYVAERVAQAQGELPAGTDAPLVSSLTGRLNEVFEFTLEAEPGSADLMALRDLAEFEVKNRLLAVPGVAGVERLGGYLRQFQVLLDPDQMVARGVSLNEVEHALEGANLNASGGFVVQGPMEWTVRAVGRAQTVEDLNATVVALRDGTPVLLADVADVREGPAVRRGIAHRLKGEVVSCRVIKQFGADTQAVAKGVRVALEELKQSMPPGVQLRVVYDQSELVDSALGGVSRAILLGALLVVLVLFVLLGDWRAALIVTLTLPLSLALAGILLKVAGIGINTMTLGGLAIAVGLLVDAAIIVTENIIHDLREGHGRRSVREEALSASMEVGRPIAFATLIVVSVFIPLFAMTGIEGRMYQPLAAAVVACLAASLALALTLVPVASSLLLKRPREGTPEDVWLIRRIKAVYSPLLDACMRRAGLVRLVALAITVPALGLAFAVGSDFMPRLDEGAFLLQTVLPPEASLEEVDRLNHLVEDVLLGFPEVEDVVRRTGRAERTEDPMPHTVSDVLVVLKQERGRSLEKLEEDLRVAVNRVPGVTTLFTTPLGMRIDEGLGGSPADLSVRVFGPELETLATLGERTRAILAKVDGVEDLRVEKLSGLPQLRITVNRAAVARVGLTPGDVIRAVRVGMVGEESSQVWKGQRRHDLVLRLADHRRGDLQALRNLLVDGHDGTRIPLSQLATIEETFGAGSVRREAGSRRLAVEASVSGRDLGSTAAEVRERLAAELKLPTGYFVDVGGRVESQQRAAQSLAMAIAVAILAVFVLLYLALDSVAEALVILATLPDAFVGGILALLIAGETWNVSSLVGLIGLFGIAVQNGLVLVSQTKDLLSRGRSFDDAVREASLGRVRPKLMTAATAILGLLPLLVLPLHGTEIERPLAIVMVGGLVTSTLFTLLVLPTFYVWVHGVREKVRRRGVAARSPTVS, encoded by the coding sequence ATGGCCACTGACTCCTCATCCTGGGTGGCCCGTGTGCTGCGCGCGTCGTTCGCGCGGCCCGGGCTCACCGTGCTGCTGGCCCTGGCCCTGTCCGCGTTCGGCGCGGTGTCGCTGCATGGCCTGCGGCGCGACGTGTTCCCGGACCTGTCCGCGCCCATCTTCAACGTCATCGTCCAGAACGCCGCCATGGGCGCGGAGGAGCTGGAGACGGCGGTGGCCATCCCCATGGAGGTGGCACTCGCGGGCCTGCCCGACGTGCGGCGCATCCGCTCCACCTCGCAGCTGGGCGTCACGCAGGTGACGGTGGAGTTCGAGCCGGACGCGGACTACTTCCGCAGCCGCCAGTACGTCGCCGAGCGCGTGGCCCAGGCCCAGGGCGAGCTGCCCGCCGGCACCGACGCGCCGCTGGTCTCCAGCCTCACGGGCCGACTCAACGAGGTGTTCGAGTTCACTCTCGAGGCGGAGCCCGGCTCCGCGGACCTGATGGCGCTGCGCGACCTGGCCGAGTTCGAGGTGAAGAACCGGCTGCTCGCGGTGCCCGGTGTCGCGGGTGTGGAGCGGCTGGGCGGCTACCTGCGTCAGTTCCAGGTGCTGCTGGACCCGGACCAGATGGTGGCGCGAGGCGTCAGCCTGAACGAGGTGGAGCACGCGCTGGAGGGCGCCAACCTCAACGCCTCTGGAGGCTTCGTGGTGCAGGGGCCCATGGAGTGGACGGTGCGCGCGGTGGGTCGCGCCCAGACAGTGGAGGACCTGAACGCCACGGTGGTGGCGCTGCGCGACGGCACGCCCGTGCTGCTCGCGGACGTGGCCGACGTGCGCGAGGGCCCCGCGGTGCGCCGAGGCATCGCCCACCGGCTCAAGGGCGAGGTGGTCAGCTGCCGCGTCATCAAGCAGTTCGGCGCGGACACGCAGGCGGTGGCGAAGGGCGTGCGCGTGGCGCTGGAGGAGCTCAAGCAGTCCATGCCTCCGGGCGTGCAGCTGCGCGTCGTCTACGACCAGTCGGAGCTGGTGGACTCGGCGCTGGGCGGCGTCAGCCGGGCCATCCTCTTGGGCGCGCTCTTGGTGGTGCTCGTCCTCTTCGTGCTGCTGGGGGACTGGCGCGCGGCCCTCATCGTCACCCTCACCCTGCCCTTGTCGCTGGCGCTCGCGGGCATCCTGTTGAAGGTCGCGGGCATCGGCATCAACACCATGACGCTGGGCGGGCTGGCCATCGCCGTGGGCCTGCTGGTGGACGCGGCCATCATCGTCACCGAGAACATCATCCATGACCTGCGCGAGGGACACGGCCGCAGGTCCGTGCGCGAGGAGGCGCTGTCCGCGTCGATGGAGGTCGGGCGCCCCATCGCCTTCGCCACGCTCATCGTCGTGTCCGTCTTCATCCCGCTGTTCGCGATGACGGGCATCGAGGGGCGCATGTACCAGCCGCTCGCCGCCGCCGTGGTGGCGTGCCTGGCCGCGTCGCTGGCGCTGGCGCTCACGCTGGTGCCGGTGGCCTCCTCGCTCCTGCTCAAGCGTCCGCGCGAGGGCACGCCCGAGGACGTGTGGCTCATCCGCCGAATCAAGGCGGTGTACTCGCCGCTGCTGGACGCGTGCATGCGGCGGGCGGGGCTGGTGCGGCTGGTGGCGCTGGCCATCACCGTGCCCGCGCTGGGGCTCGCGTTCGCGGTGGGCAGCGACTTCATGCCCCGCCTGGACGAGGGCGCGTTCCTGCTCCAGACGGTGCTGCCACCGGAGGCGTCCCTGGAGGAGGTGGACCGGCTCAACCACCTGGTGGAGGACGTGCTGCTCGGCTTCCCGGAGGTGGAGGACGTCGTGCGCCGCACCGGCCGCGCCGAGCGCACCGAGGACCCGATGCCACACACGGTGTCGGACGTGCTCGTCGTGCTCAAACAGGAGCGCGGCAGGAGCCTGGAGAAGCTGGAGGAGGACCTGCGCGTCGCCGTGAACCGGGTGCCCGGCGTCACCACGCTGTTCACCACGCCCTTGGGCATGCGCATCGACGAGGGCCTGGGCGGCAGCCCCGCGGACCTGTCCGTGCGCGTCTTCGGGCCGGAGCTGGAGACGCTCGCGACGCTGGGAGAGCGCACGCGCGCCATCCTCGCCAAGGTGGACGGCGTGGAGGACCTGCGCGTGGAGAAGCTCAGCGGCCTGCCCCAGCTGCGCATCACCGTGAATCGCGCCGCCGTGGCGCGCGTGGGCCTGACACCCGGAGACGTCATCCGCGCGGTGCGCGTGGGCATGGTGGGCGAGGAGTCCTCTCAAGTGTGGAAGGGCCAGCGACGGCATGACCTGGTGTTGCGCCTCGCGGACCACCGACGCGGCGACTTGCAGGCGCTGCGCAACCTCCTGGTGGACGGGCACGACGGGACGCGCATCCCCTTGAGCCAATTGGCCACCATCGAGGAGACCTTCGGCGCGGGCAGCGTGCGCCGCGAGGCGGGCAGCCGCAGGCTCGCGGTGGAGGCGAGCGTGTCGGGGCGTGATTTGGGCAGCACCGCGGCCGAGGTGCGCGAGCGACTGGCGGCGGAGCTGAAGCTGCCGACCGGTTACTTCGTCGACGTGGGCGGACGCGTGGAGAGCCAGCAGCGCGCCGCGCAGTCGTTGGCCATGGCCATCGCCGTGGCCATCCTCGCGGTGTTCGTCCTGCTCTACCTCGCGCTCGACTCCGTGGCCGAGGCGCTCGTCATCCTCGCCACGCTGCCGGACGCCTTCGTCGGCGGCATCCTCGCGCTGCTCATCGCGGGCGAGACGTGGAACGTCTCCAGCCTCGTGGGCCTCATCGGCCTGTTCGGCATCGCCGTGCAGAACGGCCTGGTGCTCGTCTCACAAACCAAGGATTTGCTCTCACGCGGCAGGTCCTTCGATGACGCGGTGCGAGAGGCGAGCCTCGGGCGCGTGCGTCCCAAGTTGATGACCGCGGCCACGGCCATCCTCGGTCTGCTGCCACTGTTGGTTTTGCCTCTACATGGAACGGAGATTGAACGCCCCCTGGCCATCGTCATGGTGGGCGGACTCGTCACCTCCACGCTGTTCACCCTGTTGGTGTTGCCGACTTTTTACGTCTGGGTGCACGGCGTCAGGGAGAAGGTGCGTCGACGGGGTGTGGCCGCTCGCAGCCCCACTGTGTCCTGA
- a CDS encoding efflux RND transporter periplasmic adaptor subunit — protein MKRLAFIIASLVLALPACKQSKPEHADEHDHEEGAQPAGGHDEGHDESHVHIAPEMLRDLRVTTAPAAARPGGDSVNALGELTFSEDAYAEVASPISARVGAVFVTTGQHVKEGEKLAELRSPELGKARAALQSAKARATAARQAAERKRALAAERIVAQKDVQAAEVDAAGAEAEVAAARAELTALGASEDATGVAGFILRSPIQGTVIERDARMGQMADAEHTLFRVGDLGSLWLIVHAFERDAVRMRPDTEARITFAAFPGKEVLARVGHVGQRVDAASRTIPVRLVLDNAEGLFKPGMSATASIPLGGPDGTITTVPAAALQRLENGWVVFLPTGERGSFERRQVGRGRTLGDHVEVLSGLKVGEQVVVDGAFLLKAEVEKSAGGADHHGH, from the coding sequence ATGAAGCGCCTCGCGTTCATCATCGCGTCCCTGGTCCTCGCGCTCCCGGCCTGCAAGCAGTCCAAGCCCGAGCACGCGGACGAGCACGACCACGAGGAGGGCGCCCAGCCCGCGGGTGGCCACGACGAGGGACATGACGAGTCCCACGTCCACATCGCGCCGGAGATGCTCCGGGATTTGCGCGTCACCACGGCCCCCGCGGCGGCGCGGCCCGGCGGCGACAGCGTCAACGCGCTGGGCGAGCTGACGTTCAGCGAGGACGCGTACGCGGAGGTGGCCTCGCCCATCTCCGCGCGCGTGGGAGCGGTGTTCGTCACCACGGGTCAGCACGTGAAGGAAGGCGAGAAGCTGGCGGAGCTGCGCAGCCCCGAGCTGGGCAAGGCGCGCGCCGCGCTCCAGTCCGCGAAGGCCCGGGCCACCGCCGCCCGACAGGCCGCCGAGCGCAAGCGCGCGCTCGCCGCCGAGCGCATCGTCGCGCAGAAGGACGTGCAGGCCGCCGAGGTGGACGCGGCCGGCGCCGAGGCGGAGGTCGCCGCGGCCCGTGCGGAGCTGACGGCGTTGGGCGCCAGCGAGGACGCCACGGGCGTGGCCGGCTTCATCCTGCGCTCCCCCATCCAGGGCACCGTCATCGAGCGCGACGCGCGCATGGGACAGATGGCGGACGCCGAGCACACGCTCTTCCGCGTCGGCGATTTGGGCTCGCTGTGGCTCATCGTCCATGCGTTCGAGCGCGACGCCGTGCGCATGCGGCCGGACACCGAGGCGCGCATCACCTTCGCCGCCTTCCCGGGCAAGGAGGTCCTGGCCCGCGTGGGCCACGTGGGCCAGCGCGTGGACGCGGCCAGTCGCACCATCCCCGTGCGGCTGGTGCTGGACAACGCCGAGGGCCTCTTCAAGCCCGGCATGTCCGCCACCGCGTCGATTCCGTTGGGCGGACCCGACGGCACCATCACCACCGTGCCCGCGGCCGCGCTCCAGCGACTGGAGAACGGCTGGGTGGTCTTCCTGCCCACCGGCGAGCGCGGCTCCTTCGAGCGGCGCCAGGTGGGCCGGGGCCGCACGCTGGGGGACCACGTGGAGGTGCTCTCCGGCCTGAAGGTCGGTGAGCAGGTGGTGGTGGACGGCGCGTTCCTGCTCAAGGCCGAGGTGGAGAAGTCGGCGGGAGGAGCGGACCACCATGGCCACTGA